Proteins found in one Ornithorhynchus anatinus isolate Pmale09 chromosome 8, mOrnAna1.pri.v4, whole genome shotgun sequence genomic segment:
- the RSL24D1 gene encoding probable ribosome biogenesis protein RLP24, with protein MRIEKCYFCSGPIYPGHGMMFVRNDCKVFRFCKSKCHKNFKKKRNPRKVRWTKAFRKAAGKELTVDNSFEFEKRRNEPVKYERELWNKTVDAMKRVEEIKQKRQAKFIMNRLKKSKELQKVQDIKEVKQSIHLIRAPLAGKRLEEKMVQKLQEDVDMEEVP; from the exons ATGAGGATCGAGAAGTGCTACTTTTGCTCGGGGCCCATCTACCCGGGCCACGGCATGATGTTCGTCCGCAACGACTGCAAG GTCTTCCGATTCTGCAAGTCCAAATGCCACAAGAACTTCAAGAAGAAGCGCAACCCCCGGAAGGTCCGGTGGACCAAAGCGTTCCGGAAGGCGGCTGGGAAGGAGCTCACCGTG GACAACTCATTCGAATTTGAAAAACGGAGAAACGAACCGGTCAAGTACGAGAGAGAGCTCTGGAACAAGACCG TCGATGCAatgaagagagtggaagagatcAAACAGAAGCGTCAAGCTAAATTCATCATGAACCG GTTGAAGAAGAGCAAAGAATTGCAGAAGGTTCAAGACATCAAAGAAGTCAAGCAAAGCATCCACCTCATTCGGGCTCCTCTGGCag GAAAACGGCTGGAAGAAAAAATGGTACAGAAACTGCAAGAGGACGTGGATATGGAAGAAGTTCCCTAG